ATGATCTGGCGTTGCAGATTCGAGGTATCGACGCGGTCGAAATCGACAATGCCGATCCGGCCGATGCCAGCCGCCGCCAGATAGGCTAACAACGGAGAACCCAGGCCGCCGGTGCCGATGACCAGCACCCGGGCCGCCTTGAGCCGTTTTTGTCCTTCGAGGGTCACCTCGGGCATGATCAGGTGCCGGCTGTAACGCTTGATTTCTTCATTGGAAAAATCAATGCCGGGGACGCGGGCTGCAATGTCGGGTACGTAGCTCATGGGATTACGGTTAAATGTGGTATTCGAGGGATTCGTTGGTGCTGGACCGCAGGACGCGCACCTGTGCCACCAGCCTGGACAAAGTGACCTTCTGCAAAACCGCCTGCGCCGCCGTCTGCGCTTCCGCAACAAGGCTGTGAAAAACCCTGCTGGTATCATCCATCCCAGCCGTGGAACCGCCTTCTGTCTGCCCAAAACCGTCCAGCAACGCGACAATTTGGTCCAAATGGATTTGTTCGGGCGCCGTATTCAGGGCATAGCCGCCCTCGATGCCGCGCCTGCTTTTCAGCAACCCGCCGTTTTTCATCACCAAAAGGATTTGCTCCAGGAATTTCTCCGGGATGCGGGTGGTGTCGGCGATTTGGGAAATCTGGTGCCATTCGCTGCCCGCCTGGGAGCGGAGGGCGATTTCGACCAGTGCGCGCACACCGTATTCGCTCTTTTTGGAAAGTTTCACAAAACGCAAGAATGGCCAACAATGCCGCAAGCGTCAACGTTTTGGATGGGTTCAACGCAAGCTACCCAAGGAAAACGTGGAATGTGGAAAATTTACCTTTGCGAGCTTTGCGGCGCGAAAATGTATTTTTCTCAACTGAACGCTTGAAACTTTCGTCCCTAAACTGAAAACTGGTTCCATGTCCGCACTCACCGAATCCCCCGCCTGGAAGGCCCTCGAACACCACCAAAAACAAACCGCCCCGCTTCAGATGCGCGAGCTCTTCGCCCAGGACGCGCAACGGTTCGAAAAATTTTCCCTGCAGTTTGAGGACATTCTCCTGGATTTTTCGAAGAACCGCATTACGGCGGAAACTCCCCTACTCCTTCGACAGCTCGCCCAAAGCGCCGGATTGGAGCAGTGGATCGAAAAAATGTTCCGTGGCGAAAAAATCAATTTCACGGAAAACCGGGCTGTCCTTCACATCGCCCTCCGTAATCGTTCCAATCACCCCATTCTGGTGGATGGACGGGATGTAATGCCGGAGGTGAATGCGGTGCTCAAACACATGCGCGAATTCACGGAATCGGTACGCCAGGGCGCATGGAAAGGCCACACCGGCAAGGCCATCACAGACGTGGTCAACATCGGCATCGGCGGCTCCGACCTCGGCCCCGTCATGGTCACCGAAGCGCTCAAAGCCTACGCCTCCCCCCGCTTGCGCTCGCATTTTGTTTCCAACGTCGATGGCACCCACATCGTCGAAACGCTGAAACCGCTCTCGCCCGAAACAACCCTTTTCATCGTGGCGTCCAAGACTTTCACCACCCAGGAAACCCTGACCAACGCGCAGTCGGCCAAGGACTGGTTCCTGAAATCGGCCGGGGATGAAAAAGCCGTGGCGAAACATTTTGTGGCCCTTTCCACCAATGAGGCGGAGGTGCGCAAGTTCGGCATCGACCCCGCCAATATGTTCGGCTTCTGGGACTGGGTCGGGGGCCGCTACTCGCTTTGGTCGGCCATCGGCCTGTCCATCGCCCTCTGCGTCGGCATGGACGCTTTCGAGGAATTGCTGGATGGAGCCCACGCCATGGACGAGCATTTCCGCACCGCTCCGTTTGAAAAAAACCTGCCCGTCACCCTCGGCCTGCTCGGAATCTGGTACAATAATTTCCAGGGCGCCGACACCCACGCCATCCTGCCGTACGACCAATATATGCACCGCTTCCCGGCGTATTTCCAACAGGGCGACATGGAAAGCAACGGCAAGACGGTCAATCGATCCGGCAAACGCGCGGATTATTCCACCGGCCCGGTCATTTGGGGCGAGCCCGGCACCAACGGCCAGCACGCCTTTTATCAACTGATCCATCAGGGCGCGAAGCTGGTCCCCTGCGACTTCCTTGCGCCTGTCCATACACTCAACCCAATCGGCGAACACCATGCGATCCTGCTCTCGAACTTTTTTGCGCAGACCGAGGCGCTCATGAAAGGCAAGACCGAAGCCGAGGTGCGCGCCGAATTGGAAAAGGAAGGCCTTTCCGGTGAAAAACTGGAAGCCCTGGTTCCTCACAAGGTGTTCGAAGGCAACCGCCCCACCAACTCCATCTTCTTCAAAAAACTGACGCCCCGAACGCTGGGCTCGCTGATCGCGATGTATGAGCACAAGATTTTTGTCCAGGGCATCATCTGGGAAATCAACTCCTTCGACCAATGGGGCGTGGAGCTGGGCAAACAACTCGCCAAAAAAATCCTGCCGGAACTCAAAGGCGCCGCGGCCGTCACGTCACACGACAGCTCCACCAACGGCTTGATCAACTGGTACAAACAAAACATTTAACGCCAAGCCGCCATGCGCCCGCGGCGCACGTCCGCCACAGGACGGACTCGCCGTGGTGCGCAAAGGCGCAATTTGTGTTCTTTGAGTTCTCTTGTGGCAGAACTTGTGTTCCGAATTCAAAATTCTGCATTCATCATTTCCCTTCGCGATTTTCCTGTAAAAAAAGCGGTTCTTGTATTTCAGGTATGGGGTTGGGTCACGGAATGGGTACAAATCCGCCGCATTCCTGCCACATTTACCGGCCATAGATAACCCTCTGTGATGCCGCAACTTGGAATATTTTTTAAAATATTTTTATTCTTTGCTTGTACCAAAGCCAAAGTGGCGTTAATTAACAATCAACAGACCGATTATTGACTGACTAATCCAAGATGACGCGCCCGGCCATTGCCAGATCTTCCAGGACCCCCAAGCGGACCCAGGCCCGCAGCAGGGTGAAACAATACGTTCTCGATACCAATGTCCTGATCCACGATCCCAACTCGATCTTCGAGTTTGAGGACAACATCATCTGGATCCCGGTTGAGGTGCTCGAAGAGCTCGACCGCTTCAAGTCCGAGTCCACCACCCGCGGGGCCAACGCGCGCGAAGTCCACCGCCATCTCTCCCGGATATTCAAAACCTCGCGCGACATGCAAAGCGGCGTCAGCCTGGAAAACGGCGGGCGAATCCGTGTCGCCATCAACCGACAGGTCAGCTTTGTGGATGACAAATGGGTGCTGACCGCCGAGTCCCCGCGCTTTCGGCTGCTCAAAACGCTCTTCCCGGACCTTTCCCTGCCTGACAATCGAATACTCGCCACCGCCGCCTACATTGCCGACACCGCGCAACCGCCGACGATCCTGGTCACCAAGGACCTGAACATGCAGCTCAAGGCCAAGGCCCTGGGGATCGAGGTGCAGGATTACCGGACGGACCGCGTGGAGGATTCCGACATCCGCCGCACGGCCAAGCAGGCCAACACCGAGGACTACGAGGCCATTGAAGTCGATGCCCACCGCCTTCAGGCGTATGCCAGCCAGGGCGAAATCCAGCTCACAACCGGAAAAAACATGCTGCCCAACCAGTATGTTCTGCTGCGCAACAAGGAGGACCAAACCCACGGCATTCCTGCGCGCCACATGGCCGACGGAGTTTTCCGAAGATTGGGAACCGACTTTATTTCAATCCGCGGCGGGCGCTACTTCAAAGCCGCCAATCTCGGACAACGCTTCTTCCTCGATGCGCTTTTCGACCCCGAGATCGCCCTGATCACCGTCTATGGGAAGGCCGGAACGGGCAAAACCCTGCTTTCGGTCGGAGCCGCGCTGCAGCAGGTTCAAAACGGGGACTACGACAAAATGCTCATCACGCGCGTGATCATGCCCACGGGGCGCGACATCGGGTTCCTACCCGGGACCAAGGAGGAAAAAATGCAGCCCTGGGTCCAGCCGACGTACGACGCGCTGGAGCTTCTCCTTTCCAAGCCGAAAAAACCCGAGCAGTTTGAGGGCAAACGGCAAAGCGACCGCAAACAATCCCAAAACGGGAACAGCCACTTTGAATCGCATTCCAATGGAAACGGGAATGGGAACGGCGCGATCAACATGAACGGGCGCCAGGCGCGTCCTTACGAGCCGCTGTTGCTAAACGGCACGATCGAGATCGAGGCCATCGCCCATATCCGCGGGCGCTCCATTCCGAATTCCATCTTCATTGTGGACGAAGCCCAGCAACTCACTCCGCACGAAGCCAAGACCCTCGTCACCCGCATGGGGAAGGGCAGCAAGCTGATCCTGATCGGCGACCTTGCGCAGATCGACAATCCCTACGTGGACGCCCACACCAACGGGTTGGTCTATACGAGGAACCGATTGCAGGGGCAGAGCTTCATGAGCCACATCAACCTGTTCAAGGGCGAGCGCAGCCTCATGGCCGAAGTGGCCGCAAACCTGATGTGATTTCCCACAGCTCCGAAACAAGCATTTAACGCCAAGGGCATAAGGCGCTGAGACGCAAAGGAAGGAATTTTTAAGCATGGATTCCAAATTTAAACTTTCGGCTTTTGTGTAATAAATTTGTTTTATCCACTTTTGCGAGTTTTGCGCATTTTCGCGGCTAACCCTGTTCCAGTTTTGCGTTTTGGCGTTAAGACGCGCGCCTTTTTCCGTTCGGGCACGACATACTGCGAAAAATCCTGCAACAAGCGGCTCGACGCCAGCACGCTCATGTGGACATCATTTTCCGCATATTCCGTGGACAGAATTTTCGCCTCACGATGCAGCCGGGCAATGAGGGAGGATTCCGACTGCGGGATATTCAGCGTCACCACTTGGGTATTGCCGCCCACCAGGCCTGCCATCCGGTGTTTCAATTCTTCAATCCCCTCACCGTTGAGTATGGAAATGAACAAGGCGTCGGGAAAGTTCCGGAGCAGGGCCTTGCGGTCCGCCGGTTCCGGCAGTTTGTCGGCCTTGTTCAAGAGAGTCAGGCTGGGTTTGTCGCCGGCGCCCAGTTCTTCCAAGACCCGCAGGGTGGTCGCGTGAAATTCGGCGACCCGCGGATGGCTGCAATCCAGGACATGGATCAAAAAATCGGCCTGGACCGATTCCTCCAGCGTGGCGTTAAAAGCCTCGATCAGGCGGTGCGGCAATTTGCGCACAAACCCGACCGTGTCGGTCAAAAGCAGCGGCTGGTTGTTCGGCAGGGAAACGCGGCGTGTGGTGGTGTCAAGCGTGGCAAACAGTTTGTCCTCCACCAGCACCTGCGCGCCTGTCAGCAATCGCAACAGGGAGGATTTGCCCGCATTGGTGTACCCGACAATGGCGGCGTTCGGTACCGGGACGCGCTTGCGTTCCTTCCGCTGGGTGGCGCGGCTCCGTTTGACTTCGATGAGCTCGCGCTTCAAGCGCTCGATGTGTTTGCGCATCAGGCGGCGGTCGATTTCCAACTGCGTTTCGCCCTCGCCCTTGCCGCCGATGCCGCCGGCCTGTTGCCCAAAATGGCTCCAGGCGCGTGTCAGACGCGGCAGGCTGTATTCCAGCCGGGCCAGTTGCACCTGCAACCGCGCCTCTCGCGTTTGCGCGCGTTTGCCAAAGATGTCCAGAATGACCTCCTGCCGGTCGATCACGGCCAGTTTGGACAGGGTTTCCCAGTTGCGCTGCTGGGCGGGCGACAGGTCATTGTCGAAAATAATGACGTCAGACTTGAGCTCACGGGCGCGCGCCGCAATTTCCTCCGCCTTGCCGGAGCCCATATACAGGCGGGCGTGAGGTTCCCGCACATTCACCAGCAGGCTTTCGGCGATCGGAATTCCGAGGGTGCAGGTCAGTTCTCCCAGTTCATCCAGCAGGCTTTGCGCCTCCTGCTTGTCGTCCGCGCCCGTGTACATGCCCACGAGAACCGCGCTTTCGACCATTTTCGGCTTTTCTTTGATTTCAAACATGGATCAAGAGGACATTAACACGGATGGGAAAGCAGCACAAAACATGTTTCAACAGGATTAACGGGGATAAACTGGACGAGAAAGGACGGATATGGAGTGCGGTGGCAAGCCGGAAGAAAATGATGAATGCTGAATTTTGAATTCAGAAAGCGCCGAAAGTTCAAAGTGGATAGCCCTCCGCTTAAATGCTCGCGATTGCTATCGGAGTTCACTCGCGATGGCTATCGGAGTTGACCCTATTCACGACATTATGTGCGGGCAGCTTTGCGGCGCAGGTCACAGCCTGATGAAAGGGGTCCTGTCCGTCAAGCCGGTCGATCAATTCAACGCCTATATCAAGACGAACAAAGCCGCGCCTGCAGAGCAAAAGACAGCGGCAGTGCCTTGATTAATTTTCTCGGATGAAATTGGAGGGACGGGCGCCGTCTCGTCCCTTAAAAGCCGACTTCTCCCGCTGAGCCAAAGAGATCACGGAGTTTTTAACGCAACTCCGACATGCATCGCGAGCGGAAGTCGCAATGCGCCAGCGTCGCACGCAAAGACGCAGGAACGTAAATTGTTTTGTCTTACAGGAGCGCGGGCGTCCCGCCCGCACTTTCCGGCATCCTGCCGGAAAGGTTCTTTTGCCCTTATCCTAACAACTTAGACAAAACCCGGCATGTTGCCCGGTGGTTTTGCATTTGCGTGATTCCTAAAGCGTTATTTGGGACAATCGAAAGGCAACTCCAACACTCGTCGCGCGTGTTCCAGACTCCTCACGGAGCTGGCATGAAGCGGATTTGACCATCGGAGTTGACTCCATTCATGAGATCGATTCAATTTTCTAGGTCTGACCCCCTGATACAGGATTGGCAAACTCTCAGAAAGCATCCCACTTGGAGTCATGCCTGTTTTGTCCATTGCCGGAACGTTGGAGGCCACGTCCACCGCTAACCTGCATATTTCATACTCATTTCAATGGTCAACCTGTTAGCGCCGGGACGTAACAGCGGAAAGATACGTACTGGGCATATGCAGGTTATTGCAAAACCGCCTCCAAATAAGGCAGTTCCAATTCAAAAATCAAAACAAAATACCCATTCAGGCGGTTTTGCTTGTAACCCGGATGTTCCTGCACCCCAGTTCCTGCCACACTTTGGAGCAGGACACTTTGCTGAGGTTTTCAGAAGCGTGTGAAACATCCGGGCTAAAGCACAAAGGAAATGCAGAATGTAGAATTGAACCGCATTCTGAATTTTCCATTTCCCTCCTCACTCCTTTCGTGGCTTTCGTGTTGTTCGTGGTTCAATTCAAGTTTAAAGTCTTAAGTTTTATGTTTTAAGCTCCCCAATATCAGTGTTCATCTGAGGTTGAAAATGTGCTCCTGCGCCTTGGCGTCTTGTGCCCTTTGCGTTAAAATTTGCTTCCTGAATTTCCGCCACTCTTGCACGAAAACAATCTGTGATTTAGTTTTCGATATGGATGTCCGTTCACTTTCGTCTGAATTTCAAGCTCTGGCTGCGGATCAAAAGTTCGTCTGCCACGAATATGGAAACGTCAACGGCCATCCCCTGCGCGCGTTTACCCGTCAGATCCCGGACAAGCCGCGGATCTATTTTTCATCGGGCATCCACGGGGATGAACCGGCCGGTGTGCTGGCCTTGCTGCAGCTTCTGCGGGACGGATTTTTTGACAGCCGGGCATCCTGGTTCATTTGCCCCCTGCTAAACCCCACAGGCCTGGAGCGCGGCACGAGGGAAAATGCGGACGGCATCGATCTCAATCGCGAGTACCGACATCCCAAAACAGCGGAAATTCGCTCGCACCGCGCCTGGATCGAATCCCAGCCACCGCAGCATGCGGCGCTGTCCCTGCACGAAGACTGGGAAACCACGGGCTTTTATCTGTATGAAATCAACACCTCGACACGGCCCTGCATCGGGCCTGCGGTACTGGAAGCTGTAAAGCACGGGATGGAAATTGAAACCAAAAACATCCTGGATGGACATCCTGTGAGCGCTCCCGGATATATTTATCATCCGCCGGAGTCGGATGAACGGGAAACCTGGCCGGAAGCGATTTTTCATGTGAAGCATTGCGCGGTGCTGTCCTGTACTTTTGAAACGCCGAGTTCCCAACCGTTGGAACAGCGTGTGGACGCCCACATCACCGCCGTCAAAGCCGGGGTGGAAGAATTCATCAAAAACTTTGTGCCTCGGGAAGGACTCGAACCTTCAACCAATTGATTAAGAGTCAACTGCTCTACCATTGAGCTACCGGGGCCTTTAAAGGGGAAGGATATTACTACCGAGTCACGATGGGAGGCAAACAAATTTGGGAGCCTCCAACCCGGATGTTTCACACGCTTCCGAGCGACATCCAGGTTACAAGAGCCCGCATTTTCGGCATTCCCGTTTCAGGGATCAAATCGATTGACGCTGATAACGCGGAATTGATAGTAGGTTTCCAGGGAGGCCGCGCCGGAGTTCGTCGCGTAATCCGGCAGGGGATGGGCAGTGTCGTTTACATCAATATAACGCTCGAAGAGCACGGAACCCCTGCCCTCACCGGTGACAAAGTCGTTCCCCTCGGTCCATTGGTTAACGGTCGAGTTTGGACGCTTCTTCAAGGTCTGAACACGATAGTGAACGCGGAAAGTGTTCGACCGTGTTGTTAGGCGCGGATACAGCGTGGTGTAGATCCGCTCCCGTGTATTGTCACCCGTAAGTGCATGGCTTGCCCAGTATGTGGCCATGGCTCCGTCCAACGACGACTTGGAAGTCGTGCTGGGCGAAGCATCGTCGGGGATGATGTGCATGTCGCAAATTTCGGATGGGGTGCGGAAGGCGTAAAAAGGTTGGCCATTAGGGTCTTTGGCGCCGTCGGCACCGCTGAAGCGCTGCTGGAACTGCGTCAGGGTCTCCGGGATTTTAACATCCCGGCGGTAGTTTTTATTAGGGTCAATAGTGGAATAGATATTTTTATAGGCTCCATTGTAATCCGTCGTTGGCACCGAGATGACTTTTTCGTGTTTGAGTACGGCATACAGCCCGGTGCTGCGTTCGATGTAGGTGAAGGGCACAATCTGGTAATTCATGTTGATCTTGCCCGCTGTCGAAAGCGGTTCACTGATGGCATAGGGCTCCACCACGGGCATCCAGAACAGATCCATCATCAAGTAATCGGGATTATTGATGAATGCTCCGGCAGGCCCGGGATAATCCGGATGGCCGGGCTGGCGGCGGAAAAGAAGAGTCTGCCAACCCTGGTTGCGTTTGAAACCGGTCGGCAACGAACCAAACATGCCCGGTGAGGGTATCATGCGGCTCGGAGAGGTAAAGTTGGTGTTGGCGACA
This DNA window, taken from Candidatus Methylacidiphilales bacterium, encodes the following:
- a CDS encoding Rrf2 family transcriptional regulator, which encodes MKLSKKSEYGVRALVEIALRSQAGSEWHQISQIADTTRIPEKFLEQILLVMKNGGLLKSRRGIEGGYALNTAPEQIHLDQIVALLDGFGQTEGGSTAGMDDTSRVFHSLVAEAQTAAQAVLQKVTLSRLVAQVRVLRSSTNESLEYHI
- the pgi gene encoding glucose-6-phosphate isomerase codes for the protein MSALTESPAWKALEHHQKQTAPLQMRELFAQDAQRFEKFSLQFEDILLDFSKNRITAETPLLLRQLAQSAGLEQWIEKMFRGEKINFTENRAVLHIALRNRSNHPILVDGRDVMPEVNAVLKHMREFTESVRQGAWKGHTGKAITDVVNIGIGGSDLGPVMVTEALKAYASPRLRSHFVSNVDGTHIVETLKPLSPETTLFIVASKTFTTQETLTNAQSAKDWFLKSAGDEKAVAKHFVALSTNEAEVRKFGIDPANMFGFWDWVGGRYSLWSAIGLSIALCVGMDAFEELLDGAHAMDEHFRTAPFEKNLPVTLGLLGIWYNNFQGADTHAILPYDQYMHRFPAYFQQGDMESNGKTVNRSGKRADYSTGPVIWGEPGTNGQHAFYQLIHQGAKLVPCDFLAPVHTLNPIGEHHAILLSNFFAQTEALMKGKTEAEVRAELEKEGLSGEKLEALVPHKVFEGNRPTNSIFFKKLTPRTLGSLIAMYEHKIFVQGIIWEINSFDQWGVELGKQLAKKILPELKGAAAVTSHDSSTNGLINWYKQNI
- a CDS encoding PhoH family protein, which translates into the protein MTRPAIARSSRTPKRTQARSRVKQYVLDTNVLIHDPNSIFEFEDNIIWIPVEVLEELDRFKSESTTRGANAREVHRHLSRIFKTSRDMQSGVSLENGGRIRVAINRQVSFVDDKWVLTAESPRFRLLKTLFPDLSLPDNRILATAAYIADTAQPPTILVTKDLNMQLKAKALGIEVQDYRTDRVEDSDIRRTAKQANTEDYEAIEVDAHRLQAYASQGEIQLTTGKNMLPNQYVLLRNKEDQTHGIPARHMADGVFRRLGTDFISIRGGRYFKAANLGQRFFLDALFDPEIALITVYGKAGTGKTLLSVGAALQQVQNGDYDKMLITRVIMPTGRDIGFLPGTKEEKMQPWVQPTYDALELLLSKPKKPEQFEGKRQSDRKQSQNGNSHFESHSNGNGNGNGAINMNGRQARPYEPLLLNGTIEIEAIAHIRGRSIPNSIFIVDEAQQLTPHEAKTLVTRMGKGSKLILIGDLAQIDNPYVDAHTNGLVYTRNRLQGQSFMSHINLFKGERSLMAEVAANLM
- the hflX gene encoding GTPase HflX, with the protein product MFEIKEKPKMVESAVLVGMYTGADDKQEAQSLLDELGELTCTLGIPIAESLLVNVREPHARLYMGSGKAEEIAARARELKSDVIIFDNDLSPAQQRNWETLSKLAVIDRQEVILDIFGKRAQTREARLQVQLARLEYSLPRLTRAWSHFGQQAGGIGGKGEGETQLEIDRRLMRKHIERLKRELIEVKRSRATQRKERKRVPVPNAAIVGYTNAGKSSLLRLLTGAQVLVEDKLFATLDTTTRRVSLPNNQPLLLTDTVGFVRKLPHRLIEAFNATLEESVQADFLIHVLDCSHPRVAEFHATTLRVLEELGAGDKPSLTLLNKADKLPEPADRKALLRNFPDALFISILNGEGIEELKHRMAGLVGGNTQVVTLNIPQSESSLIARLHREAKILSTEYAENDVHMSVLASSRLLQDFSQYVVPERKKARVLTPKRKTGTGLAAKMRKTRKSG
- a CDS encoding M14 family metallocarboxypeptidase: MDVRSLSSEFQALAADQKFVCHEYGNVNGHPLRAFTRQIPDKPRIYFSSGIHGDEPAGVLALLQLLRDGFFDSRASWFICPLLNPTGLERGTRENADGIDLNREYRHPKTAEIRSHRAWIESQPPQHAALSLHEDWETTGFYLYEINTSTRPCIGPAVLEAVKHGMEIETKNILDGHPVSAPGYIYHPPESDERETWPEAIFHVKHCAVLSCTFETPSSQPLEQRVDAHITAVKAGVEEFIKNFVPREGLEPSTN